Proteins from a genomic interval of Capsicum annuum cultivar UCD-10X-F1 chromosome 4, UCD10Xv1.1, whole genome shotgun sequence:
- the LOC124898010 gene encoding uncharacterized protein LOC124898010 translates to MEAMTFKSVTKKAVVNFVHCNIIYWFGIPKIIITDNVANLNSHLMQEVCRQFQIMHRNPTAYLLKENGALEAANKNLKKILSKMVQASQQWHKKLPFALMGYCTTVRTSIGVIPYSLVYVTEAVIPTGIKIPSLRVVVESKIDDDQWVKN, encoded by the coding sequence ATGGAAGCAATGACTTTTAAGTCAGTGACTAAGAAAGCAGTGGTTAATTTTGTTCACTGTAACATCATTTATTGGTTCGGCATTCCAAAGATAATTATCACGGATAATGTTGcaaatctcaatagtcatttgatgcaagaagtatgtagGCAATTTCAAATTATGCATCGGAATCCAACTGCTTATCTCCTAAAGGAGAATGGGGCTTTGGAAGCTGCCAACAAAAACCTAAAGAAAATACTCAGCAAGATGGTGCAAGCTTCCCAACAATGGCATAAAAAGTTACCGTTTGCTTTAATGGGTTATTGTACTACTGTTCGGACTTCAATTGGTGTAATTCCTTACTCGTTGGTATATGTAACTGAAGCAGTTATACCTACAGGGATTAAGATTCCATCTCTTCGAGTAGTTGTAGAATCTAAAATTGATGATGATcagtgggtcaaaaattga